A region from the Muribaculum gordoncarteri genome encodes:
- a CDS encoding winged helix-turn-helix domain-containing protein, whose amino-acid sequence MNIDTIGTNAGSVWNALNEADALGLKQIKKITKLKDKELYAALGWLAREGKILIAEGEDEKDLIVSLAQ is encoded by the coding sequence ATGAACATTGACACTATTGGCACAAATGCCGGTTCCGTATGGAATGCACTTAATGAAGCTGATGCTCTTGGCTTGAAGCAGATTAAGAAGATAACCAAGCTGAAAGACAAAGAGCTTTATGCAGCCTTAGGATGGCTCGCACGTGAAGGTAAAATCCTCATCGCCGAGGGCGAAGACGAGAAAGACCTTATTGTTTCACTTGCTCAATAA
- a CDS encoding OmpH family outer membrane protein produces MKNFALCAKSLMLILAVLAVSCSDNGSADATKTETKVESAPAVTLNIRYIDGDSIAAHYNLAKDFKEAQLRSFSKIDNAQRTRGAELQKLGSSIQQKVNNNGYLSEASYKADVESFNKKQAEAENYLASLQREAEQEMIQQQVQLNDSIEAFIKDYNAKKGYDAILFKNAGVYFNPALDITDEVIKGLNARYNKVSEK; encoded by the coding sequence ATGAAGAATTTTGCACTTTGTGCCAAGTCACTAATGCTTATTTTGGCGGTTCTTGCCGTGTCGTGTTCCGATAATGGCTCTGCCGATGCTACAAAAACTGAAACGAAAGTAGAAAGCGCTCCTGCCGTAACTCTCAATATCCGTTACATTGACGGCGATTCGATTGCGGCTCACTACAATCTGGCTAAGGATTTCAAGGAAGCTCAGTTGCGTTCGTTCAGCAAAATCGACAACGCTCAGCGCACTCGCGGTGCTGAACTCCAGAAGCTCGGTTCGTCAATCCAGCAGAAGGTCAACAACAACGGCTATCTCAGCGAGGCAAGCTATAAGGCCGATGTAGAGTCGTTCAACAAGAAGCAGGCCGAGGCCGAAAACTATCTTGCAAGCCTTCAGCGCGAAGCCGAGCAGGAGATGATTCAGCAGCAGGTTCAGCTCAATGACTCGATTGAAGCCTTCATCAAGGATTACAATGCCAAGAAGGGTTACGACGCTATTCTGTTCAAGAATGCCGGCGTATATTTCAATCCTGCTCTCGACATAACCGATGAGGTTATAAAGGGCTTGAACGCACGCTACAACAAGGTAAGCGAAAAGTAA
- a CDS encoding nucleoside deaminase, translating to MIENDEDRHFMKVAIDEARRAYEEDEVPIGAVVVSKGRIIGRGHNLTEKLNDVTAHAEMQAITAAANYLGGKYLDDCTLYVTVEPCIMCAGAIGWSQLKRIVYGAPDTKRGFTTFTSRTPFHPKSVVVSGVMEEECAEIMRSFFSRKRK from the coding sequence ATGATTGAAAATGATGAGGATCGCCATTTCATGAAAGTGGCTATTGACGAGGCTCGCAGGGCTTACGAGGAGGATGAGGTGCCCATTGGCGCCGTTGTGGTGAGCAAGGGTCGCATAATAGGACGAGGTCACAATCTCACCGAAAAGTTGAACGATGTCACGGCCCATGCCGAGATGCAGGCCATCACGGCTGCCGCCAATTATCTGGGCGGGAAATATCTTGACGACTGCACGCTCTATGTCACGGTCGAACCTTGCATTATGTGTGCCGGAGCGATAGGCTGGAGTCAGCTGAAGCGTATTGTCTACGGTGCCCCCGACACAAAGCGAGGGTTCACCACATTCACGTCACGCACTCCGTTTCACCCTAAGTCGGTGGTCGTTTCGGGAGTCATGGAGGAGGAGTGTGCCGAGATTATGCGCTCGTTTTTCTCGCGTAAGCGCAAATGA
- a CDS encoding secondary thiamine-phosphate synthase enzyme YjbQ, translating into MIEQTEFALAPRRRGIHLVTGDILRQLPVLPRKGLLNLLVKHTSAALALNENADPDVRHDLNEIFNRLVPENAPYYLHTLEGDDDMPAHAKSVMVGASLTIPITDGRLNLGTWQGIYLCEFRDYGGSRKIVATVIGE; encoded by the coding sequence ATGATTGAACAAACAGAATTTGCTCTTGCTCCGCGGCGTCGCGGAATCCATCTCGTGACGGGCGATATATTGCGTCAGCTCCCGGTCCTGCCCAGGAAAGGATTGTTGAATCTGCTCGTAAAGCACACTTCGGCGGCGCTTGCCCTGAATGAGAACGCCGACCCCGATGTGCGTCACGACTTGAACGAGATTTTCAACAGGCTCGTGCCCGAGAATGCTCCTTATTATCTTCACACTCTTGAAGGCGATGACGACATGCCGGCTCATGCCAAGTCGGTGATGGTGGGAGCGTCACTTACGATTCCCATTACCGACGGGCGGTTGAATCTCGGTACATGGCAGGGCATATACCTGTGTGAGTTTCGCGATTACGGAGGTTCCCGCAAAATTGTCGCTACGGTAATAGGTGAATAG
- a CDS encoding N-acetylmuramidase family protein, with the protein MLEKYFLSLTRALLILTLVTSCSRSHARSTVQAQSSDSATVKEEVEIIDPTVIHRLTDDDYKQAAHELGIDVASIKAVIEIEAGQTHQGFYKPNQPIINFDLTMFKKWAARHGIKLGKYSRSNAVVFARPNAKKYGSYQAAQYERLKSALSIDSIAAIEGTFWGMFQIGGFNWKKCGTESPVDFARRMSTSEKEQLELFVNFLKSNNLVKYLKAKNWAGFALRYNGPSYAKRGYHTRLAKAYSKYKKQSKK; encoded by the coding sequence ATGCTTGAAAAATATTTTTTGTCACTTACAAGAGCCTTGCTGATTCTCACACTTGTCACATCGTGCTCACGCTCCCATGCGCGAAGCACCGTACAGGCACAAAGCAGCGATTCCGCAACAGTAAAGGAAGAGGTGGAGATCATCGATCCAACCGTAATACATCGCCTCACCGATGACGACTACAAGCAAGCCGCCCACGAACTCGGAATAGATGTAGCATCGATAAAAGCGGTAATCGAAATCGAAGCCGGACAGACACATCAGGGATTTTACAAGCCGAATCAGCCGATAATCAACTTCGACCTTACAATGTTCAAGAAGTGGGCTGCGCGTCACGGAATAAAGCTCGGCAAATACTCAAGAAGCAACGCCGTTGTCTTCGCCCGTCCCAACGCCAAAAAGTACGGCTCCTACCAGGCCGCGCAATACGAGCGCCTGAAGTCGGCGCTTTCAATCGATTCCATCGCGGCAATCGAGGGAACATTCTGGGGCATGTTCCAGATAGGAGGATTCAACTGGAAGAAATGCGGCACAGAATCGCCCGTGGACTTCGCCCGCCGAATGTCGACATCGGAGAAAGAGCAGCTTGAACTGTTTGTCAACTTCCTGAAGTCAAACAATCTCGTCAAATACCTTAAAGCCAAAAACTGGGCCGGATTTGCGTTACGTTACAACGGCCCCTCCTACGCCAAGCGCGGCTATCACACCCGCCTTGCAAAAGCCTACAGCAAGTATAAAAAACAATCAAAAAAGTAA
- the rsgA gene encoding ribosome small subunit-dependent GTPase A yields MDGLVIKNTGSWYVVHADNGEDVNCKIKGNFRLKGIRTTNPVAVGDRVTISVNPDGNAFITAIQPRKNYIIRRASNLSKESHIIAANLDCAFLVVTLAHPVTSTTFIDRFLATAEAYRVPAVLLINKVDLLTDDEDKEYCEAVASLYRTIGYDVLEISALTGEGMTELRERLKDKISLFSGNSGVGKSTIINALLPDLDLRTGSISDMHDTGMHTTTFSEMFPLPEGGWIIDTPGIKGFGTIDFDKHEIAHFFPEIFKISADCKYGNCTHTHEPGCAVLKALDDHYISQSRYASYLSILDDTNPDKYRKPF; encoded by the coding sequence ATGGACGGCTTGGTTATAAAGAATACCGGAAGTTGGTATGTGGTTCACGCCGATAACGGCGAGGATGTCAATTGTAAGATAAAGGGGAATTTCCGTCTGAAGGGAATTCGCACTACCAATCCTGTAGCTGTGGGCGACCGTGTGACAATATCGGTCAATCCCGACGGTAACGCTTTCATAACTGCCATACAACCGCGTAAAAACTATATAATAAGGCGTGCAAGCAACCTCTCCAAGGAGTCGCACATAATAGCGGCCAATCTTGATTGTGCCTTTCTTGTCGTTACATTGGCTCATCCGGTTACTTCTACAACATTTATCGACCGTTTCCTTGCTACGGCCGAGGCCTATAGGGTGCCTGCCGTGTTGCTTATAAATAAGGTGGACTTGCTCACCGATGACGAAGATAAGGAGTATTGCGAGGCCGTGGCATCGTTATATCGCACGATAGGATATGATGTATTGGAAATTTCGGCTCTTACCGGTGAAGGCATGACTGAATTGAGAGAGCGTTTGAAGGATAAGATATCGCTGTTTTCGGGAAATTCGGGAGTGGGGAAATCTACGATAATAAATGCGTTGTTGCCCGACCTTGACTTGAGGACAGGTTCTATTTCCGACATGCACGATACGGGTATGCACACCACCACGTTTTCCGAGATGTTTCCGCTCCCTGAAGGGGGATGGATTATCGATACTCCGGGCATAAAGGGATTCGGTACCATTGACTTTGACAAGCATGAGATTGCCCACTTTTTCCCCGAGATATTCAAGATTTCGGCCGATTGCAAGTACGGCAACTGTACTCACACCCACGAGCCGGGATGTGCGGTGCTGAAAGCGCTTGATGATCACTACATTTCGCAGTCGCGTTATGCGTCCTATCTGAGCATTCTCGACGATACCAACCCCGACAAGTATCGCAAGCCGTTCTGA
- a CDS encoding pilus assembly protein N-terminal domain-containing protein, translated as MNIAKSILNFALLACCVLFTGCNSDDDSPLTFYGDEYSVRVGVNEGIPFTGGTNDLSVKVANPYLLEASISQLKGLVVTGKAVGRTSIAVSDNGVTPPVNKTLKVNVVPMNLAFVVTDNQSGISIFNAGNGIFLAKEGSNYNFYVVERNSSLDKIHAKGTYSFSVESGRPYITMNFLDKGQSMSVKFSLDSTPLGLLSILQRYLDPETLKDFKNDNASSDGQYLMMSDVTASSKYIRAAFSPVYVLPPSVFGI; from the coding sequence ATGAACATTGCTAAATCGATTTTAAACTTTGCCTTGCTCGCATGTTGTGTGCTTTTTACAGGATGCAACAGCGATGACGATTCTCCTCTCACATTTTACGGAGATGAGTACTCGGTAAGAGTGGGGGTAAACGAGGGTATTCCGTTTACGGGCGGAACCAACGATCTGTCGGTAAAGGTAGCCAATCCCTACCTTCTTGAAGCATCCATAAGCCAGCTTAAAGGTCTTGTGGTAACCGGCAAGGCTGTAGGACGCACCTCCATCGCCGTAAGCGACAACGGAGTCACTCCACCCGTCAACAAGACACTAAAAGTGAATGTAGTGCCGATGAATCTTGCATTCGTCGTAACGGACAACCAGAGCGGTATTTCAATCTTCAACGCAGGAAACGGCATATTCCTTGCCAAGGAAGGCTCAAACTATAATTTCTATGTAGTAGAGCGCAACTCTTCACTTGACAAGATACACGCCAAAGGCACCTACAGCTTCTCGGTAGAAAGCGGCCGTCCCTACATCACAATGAACTTCCTGGACAAGGGCCAGTCAATGAGCGTAAAATTCTCGCTTGACTCAACTCCGCTCGGACTGTTGAGCATTCTGCAGCGTTATCTCGATCCTGAAACACTGAAGGACTTCAAGAATGACAACGCATCAAGCGACGGCCAGTACCTTATGATGTCGGATGTTACAGCATCTTCAAAATACATCAGGGCAGCATTCTCACCCGTTTACGTGTTGCCTCCGAGTGTATTCGGCATATAA
- the metH gene encoding methionine synthase, with protein MLGIESLSYKESSVKLMEAAGREVLVLDGAMGTMIQRYGLSENDFRGERYAASDALLKGCNDALVLTRPDVIKDIHCKYLEAGAMIIETDSFNANAVSLGDYGLQHDVTALNHAAAKIAREAADEYMTQHPGAMRWVAGSVGPTSKSLTMGQGIDDPSAGVVDWDLLTETYIEQMKALIEGGVDALLIETIYDGLNAKAAIWAARRAMEIVGVRVPLMLSVTLTESGRTLSGQTLEAIVASMSFGEPMSIGLNCGFGADAMMKYVEALLPYPYAVSVYPNAGLPNEMGEYDETPSMMVDKMRVMLQRRWVNIVGGCCGTTPQHIKALAELCKQYAPRIVPEVEPEMTLAGLEPLCVTPRLNFVNVGERCNVAGSRKFLRLIKEGNIDEAIDIARNQVDAGAQIIDINMDDAMLDARACMTLFLSRIGVEPDVARVPVMIDSSDWNVVIGGLKCVQGRPIVNSISLKEGEDSFIKKARDIKEMGAAVVVMAFDEKGQADTFERRIEVCDRAYRLLTGKVGFKGCDIVFDPNVLAVATGIEEHADYALDFIRAVEWIKTNLPGAKVSGGVSNLSFSFRGNNSVREAMHALFLYHAIAKGMDMAIVNAAAIMPVDDIPDELREAIDDVLLNRRHDATESLVTIAEKIKSGNVTVAADSSSEEQSLTPDKRVERMLVKGVVDGMERNLSDAMTMLGSAVKVIEGPLMAGMNSVGEMFGAGKMFLPQVVKSARTMKQAVAWLTPFIERERRGKESSKAGKMVIATVKGDVHDIGKNIVGVIMNCNGYDIIDMGVMVPAEDIVDKAIAENADFIGLSGLITPSLEEMCNVACLMESKGMKIPLLIGGATTSELHTAVKIAPCYSGPVLYTRDAAMMPAAVRRLGDEAEVARLRDSQAELRRAHSGGAGLLPLSVARSRRPRLSYPCYSVAHPGVHELNIDIAEAREFINWRAFLSAWKIDASLASVMDIKGCDHCRAQWLASVPTDKVNKAAEAMQLLKEAGRVLDRLQRDIVGGIKAKVAFVEAASDGDDDILFNHNGETLRIATLRQQRPSERDGHCIALSDYIAPVESDGKLRDSMGMFAVTVGRDIERIIEGYRNEGDDYRAILYQTVADRLVEAATEVMHRKVRVELWGYAPDESLSERHVLQQYYKGIRPAIGYPSLPDQSLIFLTDRVLRYSDMGITLTESGAMSPAASTTGLIISHPDSRYFVVGDVDNEQRRLYAERRAMSLDELKRFLP; from the coding sequence ATGTTAGGAATAGAGTCTTTGTCTTATAAGGAGAGCTCCGTTAAGTTGATGGAGGCCGCGGGCCGTGAAGTGTTGGTGCTGGATGGTGCCATGGGTACGATGATTCAGCGTTACGGCTTGTCGGAAAATGATTTCAGGGGTGAACGTTACGCCGCTTCCGATGCCCTGTTGAAGGGCTGCAATGACGCGCTTGTGCTGACGCGCCCCGATGTGATTAAGGATATTCACTGCAAATACCTTGAGGCGGGGGCTATGATTATAGAAACCGACTCGTTCAATGCCAATGCCGTGTCGCTTGGCGATTACGGTCTTCAGCATGATGTGACGGCGCTTAATCATGCCGCGGCGAAAATTGCGCGTGAGGCTGCCGATGAATACATGACGCAGCATCCCGGTGCGATGCGTTGGGTGGCCGGAAGCGTAGGCCCAACGAGCAAGTCGCTTACGATGGGGCAGGGTATCGACGACCCCTCGGCCGGCGTTGTCGACTGGGATCTGTTGACCGAAACATATATTGAGCAGATGAAGGCGCTGATTGAAGGAGGTGTCGACGCTCTGCTCATCGAAACTATATATGACGGCCTTAATGCCAAGGCTGCGATATGGGCGGCTCGAAGGGCCATGGAGATTGTAGGAGTGAGAGTGCCTTTGATGCTGTCGGTGACACTTACCGAGTCGGGCCGAACCCTGTCGGGACAGACTCTGGAGGCAATCGTTGCTTCCATGTCATTTGGCGAGCCGATGTCGATTGGACTTAATTGCGGTTTTGGTGCCGATGCCATGATGAAGTATGTCGAGGCTTTGCTGCCCTATCCTTACGCTGTAAGCGTCTATCCCAATGCCGGACTGCCTAATGAGATGGGAGAGTATGACGAAACTCCATCAATGATGGTCGACAAAATGCGTGTCATGCTCCAACGCCGTTGGGTGAATATCGTTGGCGGATGTTGCGGCACCACGCCGCAGCACATTAAGGCGCTCGCCGAGCTGTGCAAGCAATATGCTCCGCGCATCGTCCCCGAGGTTGAACCCGAGATGACACTTGCAGGTCTTGAGCCGTTATGTGTCACCCCTCGGCTTAACTTCGTTAACGTGGGCGAGCGTTGTAACGTTGCCGGCAGCCGCAAGTTCCTGCGATTGATAAAGGAGGGCAACATTGACGAGGCAATCGACATTGCCCGTAACCAGGTCGATGCGGGAGCCCAGATAATCGATATAAACATGGACGATGCCATGCTCGATGCCCGGGCATGTATGACATTGTTCCTTTCACGCATAGGGGTTGAGCCCGATGTGGCACGTGTGCCGGTGATGATTGACTCTTCCGACTGGAACGTAGTCATCGGCGGACTGAAGTGTGTGCAGGGGCGGCCCATTGTAAACTCCATCAGCCTTAAGGAGGGTGAGGATAGCTTTATTAAGAAGGCGCGTGACATAAAGGAGATGGGCGCGGCTGTGGTCGTCATGGCCTTTGACGAGAAAGGTCAGGCCGATACCTTTGAGCGACGCATCGAAGTGTGCGACCGTGCCTACCGACTGCTCACCGGGAAGGTGGGCTTCAAGGGATGTGACATCGTCTTTGACCCCAATGTCCTCGCCGTTGCTACCGGCATCGAGGAGCATGCCGATTACGCTCTCGATTTCATAAGGGCCGTGGAGTGGATAAAGACCAATCTGCCGGGAGCCAAAGTGAGCGGAGGCGTGAGCAACTTGTCATTCTCATTCCGTGGCAACAACAGCGTGCGTGAGGCCATGCACGCACTTTTCCTGTACCACGCCATAGCCAAGGGTATGGACATGGCCATCGTGAACGCGGCAGCCATCATGCCTGTCGACGACATTCCCGATGAGCTTCGTGAGGCTATCGACGATGTGCTGTTGAATCGCAGACACGATGCGACCGAAAGCCTCGTGACTATTGCCGAAAAGATAAAGTCGGGCAACGTGACGGTTGCTGCCGATTCTTCAAGCGAGGAGCAGTCGCTCACGCCCGACAAGCGTGTGGAGCGCATGCTCGTAAAAGGCGTTGTCGACGGAATGGAGCGTAACCTGTCCGATGCAATGACGATGCTCGGCTCGGCCGTGAAGGTGATTGAAGGCCCTCTTATGGCGGGAATGAACAGCGTTGGTGAGATGTTTGGCGCAGGAAAGATGTTCCTGCCGCAAGTGGTCAAGAGCGCCCGTACAATGAAGCAGGCCGTGGCATGGCTCACCCCTTTCATCGAGCGTGAGCGTCGCGGCAAGGAGAGCTCCAAGGCCGGCAAGATGGTGATTGCGACAGTGAAAGGCGATGTTCATGACATAGGCAAGAACATCGTTGGCGTCATCATGAACTGCAACGGCTACGATATCATCGACATGGGCGTTATGGTGCCCGCCGAGGATATTGTTGACAAAGCGATAGCGGAAAATGCCGACTTCATCGGTCTCAGCGGATTGATCACTCCGTCACTTGAGGAGATGTGCAATGTTGCGTGCCTCATGGAGAGCAAGGGAATGAAGATACCGTTGCTTATCGGCGGTGCCACAACATCGGAGCTGCACACTGCCGTGAAGATTGCTCCGTGCTACAGCGGCCCTGTGCTATACACACGTGACGCTGCAATGATGCCGGCTGCCGTCCGTCGACTCGGTGATGAAGCGGAAGTGGCCCGGTTGCGTGACTCTCAGGCTGAGTTGCGTCGAGCACATTCGGGTGGTGCAGGGCTGTTGCCTTTAAGCGTGGCCCGTTCAAGGCGTCCCCGGTTGTCCTATCCTTGCTATTCCGTAGCTCACCCCGGTGTTCATGAGCTGAACATCGACATTGCCGAGGCGCGTGAGTTTATAAATTGGAGAGCTTTCCTCTCGGCTTGGAAGATCGATGCTTCATTGGCATCGGTCATGGATATAAAAGGTTGCGACCATTGTCGCGCACAGTGGCTGGCGTCGGTTCCTACCGATAAGGTCAACAAGGCGGCTGAAGCCATGCAGTTGCTTAAGGAGGCTGGTCGCGTGCTCGACAGGCTTCAGCGTGACATCGTGGGCGGCATCAAGGCGAAGGTGGCATTTGTCGAGGCCGCATCCGATGGTGATGACGACATCCTGTTCAATCATAATGGAGAAACGTTGCGCATAGCTACATTGCGTCAGCAACGACCCTCGGAGCGTGACGGTCACTGCATTGCGTTGTCCGATTACATTGCGCCTGTAGAGAGTGACGGCAAGTTGCGCGACAGCATGGGAATGTTTGCCGTTACGGTGGGGCGTGACATTGAACGCATAATCGAAGGTTACAGGAACGAAGGCGACGACTACCGCGCCATACTCTATCAGACCGTTGCCGACCGACTTGTCGAAGCGGCTACCGAGGTCATGCACCGAAAGGTAAGGGTGGAGTTGTGGGGATACGCTCCCGACGAGTCGCTCAGCGAGCGTCACGTGCTTCAACAGTACTACAAAGGCATACGCCCGGCAATCGGCTATCCGTCACTGCCCGATCAATCGTTGATTTTCCTCACCGACCGCGTGCTCCGATATTCCGATATGGGCATAACATTGACCGAGAGCGGCGCCATGTCGCCTGCCGCCTCTACAACCGGATTGATTATATCGCATCCCGACAGCCGTTACTTCGTCGTGGGCGATGTCGACAATGAGCAGCGTCGCCTCTATGCCGAGCGTAGGGCGATGTCACTCGATGAACTTAAACGTTTCTTGCCTTAG
- a CDS encoding ribonuclease Z, with translation MAKFQINYLGCGSATPTLRHLPSCQVLDFRDNLFMIDCGEGAQLSMRRQRLKFSRLSHIFISHLHGDHCLGLPGLVSTLALTGREGGDITIHTFKEGVEIFKTMLDFFCRETPFTIHYNVINPRGNEVIFENDSLVVRSFPLYHRVPCSGFVFAEKPKPRHLRGDMVRFYNVPIRQYQAIKGGADFVTDDGRVIPNEWLTLPADAAVSYAYCSDTVYDERVAAAVEGVDTIYHEATYTDEYADKARTRGHSTAAEAARIARLAGANRLVLGHFSKRYIDEAKHLEEAKEIFPNTIIAYEGMSLDLL, from the coding sequence ATGGCAAAATTTCAAATAAATTATTTAGGATGCGGTTCCGCGACACCCACCTTGCGACATCTGCCGAGTTGTCAGGTGCTGGACTTTCGCGACAATCTGTTTATGATCGATTGTGGCGAGGGGGCTCAGTTGTCGATGCGTCGTCAACGCCTTAAATTCTCGCGGCTGTCCCACATCTTCATCTCGCATCTGCACGGCGACCATTGCCTCGGATTACCCGGCCTTGTGTCGACACTGGCGCTTACCGGGCGTGAGGGAGGCGACATAACGATACATACATTCAAGGAGGGTGTCGAGATTTTCAAGACCATGCTTGACTTTTTCTGTCGTGAAACTCCATTCACGATTCACTATAATGTCATCAATCCGCGAGGCAATGAGGTGATTTTTGAGAATGACTCGCTTGTCGTGAGGTCATTCCCGCTATATCACCGCGTGCCATGCTCGGGATTTGTGTTTGCCGAGAAGCCAAAGCCGCGTCATCTGCGAGGCGACATGGTGCGGTTCTATAATGTGCCGATACGCCAATATCAGGCCATAAAGGGCGGTGCCGACTTCGTTACTGATGACGGCCGTGTGATACCCAATGAGTGGCTCACATTGCCGGCCGATGCTGCGGTAAGTTACGCCTACTGTTCCGACACTGTCTACGATGAGCGCGTAGCGGCTGCGGTGGAAGGTGTCGACACTATCTACCACGAGGCGACATATACCGACGAATATGCCGACAAGGCTCGCACAAGAGGTCACTCTACTGCTGCCGAGGCTGCGCGAATAGCTCGGCTTGCAGGCGCCAACCGCCTTGTGCTCGGACACTTTTCCAAGCGTTACATTGACGAGGCGAAGCATCTTGAAGAGGCCAAAGAGATATTTCCAAACACTATAATTGCTTATGAGGGCATGTCCCTCGATTTATTATGA
- a CDS encoding aminoacyl-histidine dipeptidase: MTIKDLQPALIWSIFDEITKVPRPSKKEGKIREYLLEFAKKHNIQAKTDKVGNVVMSKPATPGHENAPTVILQGHMDMVCESNDKNFDFENNPITTIIDGEWLHADGTTLGADNGIGMAASLAVMADNSLEHGPIEALFTVDEETGMTGANNLGENMMNGSILLNLDSEDDGEIFIGCAGGIDTTITFEYKREMAPADCHWFHIDIANLSGGHSGGDIHEGRANSNKLLARFLFNISKEKPIVLSEISGGNLRNAIPRAAHAIVGVHSSRKEDIIVAFNHYVADVENEYKATDPNMSLTIKSIDKPEYAIDSDTTTRLIRALYACPHGVISMSHDLEGLVETSTNLASVKMQPDSTILITTSQRSSVESRKLDIANQLEALFLLAGAKVTHGDGYPGWAPNMDSTIMKIASDAYEELYGVKPAIKAIHAGLECGLFLTKYPHLDMVSFGPTLRGVHSPSEKMHIPAVERFWNQLTLILKKVAELNG; this comes from the coding sequence ATGACAATCAAGGATCTCCAACCGGCTCTCATCTGGTCCATATTCGATGAGATAACCAAAGTTCCCCGTCCCTCTAAGAAGGAAGGAAAGATACGCGAATATCTGCTTGAGTTCGCTAAAAAGCACAATATACAGGCCAAGACCGACAAGGTGGGCAATGTCGTTATGAGCAAGCCCGCAACTCCGGGACACGAAAACGCCCCCACAGTAATACTCCAGGGTCACATGGACATGGTGTGCGAGTCAAACGACAAGAACTTCGACTTTGAAAACAACCCCATCACCACTATTATAGACGGAGAGTGGCTGCACGCCGACGGAACCACACTCGGAGCCGACAACGGTATAGGCATGGCCGCCTCTCTTGCTGTCATGGCCGACAACTCGCTTGAGCACGGCCCCATCGAGGCACTGTTTACAGTCGACGAGGAAACCGGAATGACCGGAGCCAACAATCTCGGCGAAAACATGATGAACGGCTCGATACTCCTCAACCTCGACTCGGAGGATGACGGTGAGATATTCATCGGTTGCGCAGGAGGCATCGACACTACCATCACATTTGAGTACAAGCGTGAGATGGCCCCCGCCGACTGCCATTGGTTCCACATCGACATAGCCAACCTCAGCGGCGGTCACTCGGGAGGCGACATCCATGAAGGACGCGCCAACTCCAACAAGCTTCTTGCTCGTTTCCTCTTCAACATCTCGAAGGAGAAGCCCATCGTGCTTAGCGAAATCAGCGGCGGCAACCTGCGTAACGCCATTCCGCGTGCAGCCCATGCAATCGTGGGTGTGCATTCGTCACGCAAAGAGGACATCATTGTGGCATTCAACCACTACGTTGCCGATGTAGAGAACGAATACAAGGCTACCGACCCCAACATGTCGCTCACAATCAAGTCAATCGACAAGCCTGAATATGCCATCGATTCCGACACAACTACCCGTCTTATACGTGCGCTCTATGCATGTCCCCACGGTGTCATATCAATGAGCCACGACCTCGAAGGTCTTGTTGAAACTTCAACCAACCTTGCATCGGTAAAGATGCAGCCCGACTCCACCATCCTCATTACAACAAGCCAGCGCAGCTCGGTTGAGTCACGCAAACTGGACATCGCCAACCAGCTTGAGGCTCTCTTCCTGCTTGCCGGAGCAAAGGTAACTCACGGTGACGGATATCCCGGATGGGCTCCCAACATGGACTCTACAATAATGAAGATAGCAAGCGACGCATACGAGGAACTCTACGGTGTAAAGCCTGCCATCAAGGCAATCCATGCAGGACTTGAATGCGGACTATTCCTCACCAAGTATCCGCATCTCGACATGGTGTCGTTCGGTCCCACCCTGCGCGGTGTTCACTCTCCGTCGGAGAAGATGCACATCCCGGCAGTTGAACGCTTCTGGAATCAGCTTACACTCATATTGAAGAAAGTAGCCGAACTGAACGGCTAA